One window of the Capnocytophaga haemolytica genome contains the following:
- the alr gene encoding alanine racemase, protein MKTEETVLEIDLSALEKNIKYLRSRLKPETRFLAVVKASSYGNNSLEIASYIERKNLANYFAVAFTSEGIALRERELKLPILVLHPQAVNFEDIIKYNLEPTLYSKRILTQFLDFAKDKHLEHYPVHIKCNTGLNRLGFDLEEMDDVLPLLKNNPHISVKTAYSHLAASEDMNEREFTKNQIALFVKFQKKIDATFDYKVIYHQCNTSGILNYPEAQFDMVRCGIGMYGFANDASLQPNMTPIAALKSVISQIHQLKTGDSLGYNRGYIADRPTHTATIPVGHADGINRIYGKGKGYVFINGEKAPILGNVCMDMILVDITSIDCKEGDEVIVFDRNHTAEALAESAGTISYELITSMAHRIKRIYKE, encoded by the coding sequence ATGAAAACAGAAGAGACAGTATTAGAAATTGATTTATCAGCATTAGAAAAGAATATCAAATACTTACGCAGTAGGTTAAAACCTGAGACACGATTTTTGGCAGTAGTAAAAGCCTCCTCATATGGGAATAATTCTTTAGAAATAGCCTCCTATATTGAGCGTAAGAACTTGGCAAATTATTTTGCAGTAGCCTTCACCTCTGAAGGAATTGCCTTGCGCGAAAGAGAACTCAAACTGCCTATACTGGTGTTGCATCCTCAGGCAGTAAATTTTGAGGATATCATAAAGTACAACTTAGAACCGACACTTTACAGCAAACGTATCTTAACTCAGTTCTTAGACTTTGCAAAAGACAAGCATTTAGAGCACTATCCAGTACATATAAAATGCAACACAGGGCTAAATCGTTTGGGTTTTGATTTAGAAGAAATGGATGACGTATTACCTTTGTTAAAAAACAACCCTCATATCTCTGTAAAAACAGCTTATTCACACTTAGCAGCTTCTGAAGATATGAACGAACGAGAATTTACAAAAAATCAAATAGCTCTATTTGTGAAGTTTCAAAAGAAAATTGATGCTACATTTGATTATAAAGTGATTTACCATCAATGCAATACCTCTGGTATACTCAATTATCCTGAGGCACAATTTGATATGGTGCGCTGTGGTATTGGGATGTATGGCTTTGCTAATGACGCTTCCCTACAACCCAATATGACCCCTATTGCAGCACTTAAAAGTGTGATTTCGCAAATTCACCAGCTAAAAACAGGTGATAGTCTCGGCTACAACAGAGGTTATATTGCCGATCGTCCTACACACACAGCAACCATCCCTGTAGGACACGCTGATGGGATTAACCGTATCTACGGCAAGGGTAAGGGTTATGTATTCATCAATGGAGAGAAAGCACCTATACTCGGAAATGTATGTATGGATATGATTTTAGTAGATATCACATCAATTGATTGCAAAGAAGGCGATGAGGTGATTGTCTTCGATAGAAACCATACAGCAGAGGCATTAGCGGAATCAGCTGGTACAATATCGTATGAG
- a CDS encoding enoyl-CoA hydratase/isomerase family protein, which yields MTDRLNGSLYTKIENCVAIVEFGHPKSNSFPLELLERLTREIDLLSEDKSVRLILLKSEGDRAFCAGASFDELLAIEDEANGKRFFEGFAHLFLAMRRCTKLIIGRVQGKTVGGGVGLVAAMDYVFATEAASVKLSELSLGIGPFVIAPVILRKAGQATLNELFMAPDQWKSAYWVQEKGLFARVFENTKDMDKEIDYFLDKLLQSNPEALSEMKRITWQGTEHWEEELIKNAAISGKLVLSEQTKAMLAKFKNKD from the coding sequence ATGACAGATAGATTGAATGGATCTCTATACACAAAGATTGAAAACTGTGTAGCAATAGTAGAGTTTGGGCACCCCAAATCCAACTCATTTCCTTTGGAACTTTTGGAGCGCCTTACCCGAGAAATAGATCTTCTCTCAGAGGATAAGTCAGTACGCTTAATACTGCTCAAAAGCGAAGGAGATAGAGCTTTCTGCGCAGGAGCCTCCTTTGATGAACTCTTAGCGATTGAAGATGAGGCAAACGGTAAGCGCTTTTTCGAAGGTTTTGCACACTTGTTCTTAGCAATGCGCCGTTGTACAAAGCTCATCATTGGTCGTGTACAAGGTAAAACCGTAGGTGGTGGTGTGGGCTTAGTTGCCGCAATGGACTATGTTTTCGCCACTGAGGCAGCAAGTGTGAAACTATCCGAACTCTCATTGGGCATTGGTCCATTTGTCATTGCCCCTGTGATACTGCGTAAGGCAGGTCAGGCAACACTCAATGAGCTATTTATGGCTCCTGACCAGTGGAAAAGTGCCTATTGGGTACAAGAAAAAGGGCTATTTGCAAGAGTATTTGAAAACACAAAGGATATGGATAAAGAAATTGATTACTTTTTAGATAAACTTTTACAATCAAACCCAGAAGCCCTCTCAGAAATGAAACGTATCACTTGGCAGGGCACAGAACATTGGGAAGAAGAACTCATTAAGAATGCAGCTATATCAGGCAAATTAGTACTTTCAGAACAAACCAAAGCAATGTTAGCTAAATTTAAGAACAAAGATTAA
- the folE gene encoding GTP cyclohydrolase I FolE — MGMNREEDIIGENHIATSAVTPLRADAFDKSVDEKIAKIEEHVREILLTLGLDLTDDSLKGTPKRVAKAYVKELFGGLLPERKPSASTFNNSYHYGEMLVEKNIVVYSTCEHHLLPIVGRAHVAYISNGKVIGLSKMNRIVEYYAKRPQVQERLTLQIVQEMQNVLGTDDVACIIDAKHLCVNSRGIKDIESSTVTAEFGGKFKDPEVRKEFLEYIKLDTRFH; from the coding sequence ATAGGAATGAATAGAGAAGAAGATATTATAGGAGAAAACCATATAGCAACCTCAGCCGTTACCCCTCTTAGGGCTGATGCCTTTGATAAGTCAGTAGACGAAAAAATCGCAAAGATTGAAGAGCACGTGCGTGAGATATTGCTCACTCTTGGCTTAGACCTTACTGACGATAGCCTCAAAGGTACTCCTAAGCGAGTGGCTAAGGCATACGTAAAAGAGCTATTTGGTGGCTTATTGCCTGAGCGTAAGCCTTCAGCTTCTACATTCAACAACTCATACCACTATGGTGAAATGCTGGTGGAAAAGAACATTGTAGTATACTCCACTTGCGAGCATCATTTATTGCCCATCGTAGGGCGTGCACACGTGGCGTATATCTCCAATGGAAAGGTGATAGGACTCTCAAAGATGAACCGCATTGTGGAGTACTACGCTAAACGCCCACAAGTGCAAGAGCGGCTCACTCTGCAAATCGTGCAAGAAATGCAAAATGTATTGGGTACTGACGATGTAGCCTGCATCATTGATGCAAAACATCTTTGTGTGAACTCACGCGGTATCAAAGATATTGAAAGCAGTACTGTTACAGCTGAGTTTGGTGGTAAGTTTAAAGACCCAGAAGTAAGAAAAGAATTTTTAGAATATATTAAGTTAGACACTCGATTTCATTAA
- the lon gene encoding endopeptidase La — translation MIEISSFDSLSSEHIEDAEIIPLMSSEDEEAMQREGLPEVLPILPLRNTVLFPGVVIPISVGRDASIRLITEAYERSKTIGVVAQLDENVEAPESKDIFRLGTEARILRVFKMPDGNTTIIIQGQKRFMIDTVLEERPYIIASVKALAETKPNEEDKEFQATIESVRDLAVQIIQQSPNIPTEATFAIRNIESSSFLINFIASNMNASVIEKQSVLEVDDLKERATEALKYLDIDLQRLTLKNEVQSKARFDIDKQQREYFLHQQMKTIQEELGGVSYEVDTEELRAKAKAKKWDAKVKEHFDKELGKLLRTNSNSPDYSIQRNYLETLLELPWNQYSKDNFDLRRAQKILDKDHYGLDDVKQRIIEYLAVLKLRKDMKSPILCFYGPPGVGKTSLGRSIAKALNREYVRMSLGGLHDEAEIRGHRKTYIGAMPGRILQLLKKAQTSNPVFVLDEIDKLGNSYHGDPSAAMLEVLDPEQNKEFYDNFLEMGYDLSKVMFIATANDLTPIQPALRDRMEVITISGYTTEEKTEIAKRHLLPKQLKEHGMKSSDLQLSKKEIERIVEGYTRESGVRALEKEIAKVVRNTAKNIAMEEPYDVKLSMETIEKILGPARLERDKYEDNDIAGVVTGLAWTSVGGDILFIESALSSGKGLLNITGNLGQVMKESATIALEYLKSNAERYGINPKLFKKYDIHLHVPEGATPKDGPSAGIAMLTALVSLFTQKRVKKHLAMTGEITLRGKVLPVGGLKEKILAGKRAGIKEYILCKDNEKDILEIKQEYLKGLTFHYVTDMEEVVKLAITNKDAKNKKELKIEEDKKEEK, via the coding sequence ATGATAGAAATAAGTAGTTTTGACAGTTTATCAAGTGAACACATAGAAGATGCAGAAATTATCCCGCTAATGAGCTCTGAGGATGAAGAGGCAATGCAGCGTGAAGGCTTACCCGAAGTACTGCCTATATTACCATTGCGCAACACCGTGCTTTTCCCAGGGGTAGTAATACCTATCTCTGTAGGGCGCGACGCCTCTATTCGGCTGATAACCGAAGCATATGAGCGCTCTAAAACGATTGGTGTGGTAGCACAACTGGACGAAAATGTAGAGGCTCCCGAAAGTAAAGATATATTCCGATTAGGTACTGAAGCACGTATTCTGCGTGTATTCAAAATGCCTGATGGCAATACCACGATTATCATACAAGGGCAAAAGCGCTTTATGATTGATACCGTGCTTGAAGAAAGACCGTATATCATCGCAAGCGTCAAAGCATTAGCAGAAACTAAGCCTAATGAAGAGGATAAAGAGTTTCAAGCTACCATTGAATCCGTTCGCGACTTGGCTGTACAGATCATCCAGCAAAGTCCTAATATTCCCACAGAAGCCACTTTTGCGATCCGAAATATTGAGAGCTCTTCATTCTTAATCAATTTCATTGCTTCGAATATGAATGCCTCTGTGATTGAGAAGCAAAGCGTACTCGAAGTTGATGACCTAAAGGAAAGAGCCACTGAAGCCTTAAAATATTTAGATATTGACTTGCAACGACTTACTCTGAAGAATGAAGTACAGTCGAAAGCACGATTTGATATTGACAAGCAGCAACGTGAGTACTTCTTGCACCAGCAGATGAAGACCATACAAGAGGAATTAGGCGGTGTTTCCTACGAGGTAGATACCGAAGAACTCAGAGCAAAAGCCAAAGCTAAGAAATGGGATGCGAAGGTAAAAGAGCATTTTGATAAAGAATTAGGCAAACTACTGAGAACCAACTCCAATAGCCCTGATTATAGCATTCAGCGCAACTATTTAGAGACACTCTTAGAACTGCCTTGGAATCAGTACTCTAAAGATAACTTCGACCTGAGGCGAGCTCAAAAGATATTAGATAAGGATCATTACGGTTTAGATGACGTAAAGCAGCGCATTATTGAGTATCTCGCAGTGCTGAAATTGCGCAAGGATATGAAGTCGCCTATACTTTGCTTCTACGGACCTCCAGGAGTAGGAAAAACTTCCTTAGGTCGCTCCATAGCCAAGGCACTCAATCGCGAATATGTGCGTATGTCGCTCGGGGGGCTTCACGACGAGGCTGAAATACGCGGTCACCGCAAAACCTATATAGGTGCAATGCCAGGGCGTATATTGCAATTGTTAAAAAAAGCACAAACCTCTAATCCCGTTTTTGTGCTCGATGAGATTGACAAATTAGGGAATAGCTATCACGGCGATCCCTCAGCGGCAATGCTTGAGGTGCTCGACCCTGAGCAGAACAAAGAGTTCTATGATAACTTCTTAGAGATGGGCTATGACCTATCAAAAGTGATGTTTATCGCCACAGCAAATGATTTGACCCCTATACAGCCAGCACTTCGCGACCGTATGGAAGTGATCACTATTTCAGGTTACACCACTGAGGAAAAAACAGAAATAGCTAAGCGCCATCTTTTGCCTAAACAATTAAAAGAGCACGGTATGAAATCATCTGACTTGCAGTTGAGCAAGAAAGAAATAGAACGCATCGTTGAAGGATACACCCGTGAATCAGGTGTAAGGGCATTAGAAAAAGAAATAGCCAAAGTAGTGCGTAACACAGCTAAGAATATCGCAATGGAAGAGCCTTATGACGTAAAGCTCTCTATGGAAACAATAGAGAAGATTTTAGGTCCTGCACGTTTAGAACGCGACAAATACGAGGATAACGATATAGCTGGCGTGGTCACAGGCTTAGCGTGGACAAGCGTTGGTGGGGATATTCTCTTCATCGAGTCGGCACTCTCCAGCGGTAAAGGGCTACTGAACATCACAGGTAATTTAGGTCAAGTGATGAAAGAGTCAGCTACCATTGCTTTAGAGTATCTCAAGTCGAATGCAGAGCGCTATGGGATCAATCCTAAGTTATTCAAGAAATACGATATCCACCTGCACGTACCAGAAGGAGCTACCCCAAAAGATGGACCGAGTGCTGGGATAGCAATGCTTACTGCCTTAGTATCGCTCTTCACCCAAAAGCGTGTGAAAAAACACTTAGCGATGACAGGAGAAATCACCTTGCGAGGCAAAGTACTGCCAGTGGGAGGTTTAAAAGAGAAAATATTAGCAGGAAAACGGGCAGGTATCAAAGAATACATCCTCTGCAAAGATAATGAGAAAGACATATTGGAGATTAAACAAGAGTATTTAAAAGGGCTCACATTCCATTATGTAACTGATATGGAAGAGGTTGTAAAATTAGCTATCACTAATAAAGATGCTAAAAACAAAAAGGAACTAAAAATAGAAGAGGACAAAAAAGAGGAAAAGTAG
- a CDS encoding quinone-dependent dihydroorotate dehydrogenase → MYKYIIRPLLFSLDPEKAHRFTFSYLKFICKIPFVPALLSALFKVEHPLLEREVFGIKFKNPVGLAAGLDKDAKLYKELSNLGFGFIEIGTLTPKPQAGNPKKRLFRLIEDSGIINRMGFNNEGVEAAIERLKQNKNVLIGGNIGKNKVTPNEEAVSDYLYCFEHLFDYVNYFVVNVSSPNTPNLRTLQEKEPLKHILNTLQQHNLQKEKTKPILLKIAPDLTNDQLMDIIEIVKETEIAGVIATNTTIERKELKSHNQKETGGLSGKPLTQRSTEVIRFLHEKSEGAFPIIGVGGIFTEKDALEKLAAGASLIQLYTGFIYEGAGLVKRINRVLLKANRI, encoded by the coding sequence ATGTACAAATATATTATACGCCCCCTGCTATTCAGCCTTGATCCCGAAAAGGCACATCGCTTTACCTTCTCATACCTGAAATTTATCTGCAAAATACCCTTTGTTCCTGCCCTACTCAGCGCTTTATTTAAAGTAGAGCACCCCTTGCTGGAGCGGGAAGTCTTCGGTATAAAATTCAAGAATCCAGTAGGTTTAGCCGCAGGCTTGGACAAAGATGCCAAGCTGTATAAGGAGCTTTCCAACCTCGGATTTGGCTTTATTGAGATTGGCACCCTCACCCCCAAGCCTCAAGCAGGCAACCCTAAAAAAAGGCTTTTCCGACTGATTGAAGATAGCGGCATCATCAACCGTATGGGGTTTAACAATGAAGGTGTAGAGGCTGCTATTGAGCGCTTAAAGCAAAATAAAAATGTGCTTATCGGTGGCAATATTGGCAAAAATAAAGTAACCCCTAATGAAGAGGCGGTAAGCGACTATCTCTATTGCTTCGAGCATCTATTTGATTATGTTAATTACTTCGTGGTAAATGTCAGTTCACCTAATACGCCCAACCTGCGTACTTTGCAAGAAAAAGAACCTTTGAAACACATTCTCAACACTTTGCAGCAACACAATCTACAAAAAGAAAAAACCAAACCTATATTACTAAAAATAGCTCCCGACCTCACCAACGATCAACTGATGGACATCATCGAGATTGTAAAGGAGACAGAGATAGCAGGCGTAATTGCTACCAATACTACCATAGAGCGCAAAGAGCTCAAATCGCACAACCAGAAGGAAACAGGAGGGCTCAGTGGCAAGCCACTCACACAGCGTTCAACTGAGGTGATACGTTTCCTCCACGAAAAAAGCGAAGGAGCCTTCCCTATCATTGGTGTAGGAGGGATTTTCACCGAAAAAGATGCTCTCGAAAAATTAGCTGCTGGTGCATCACTCATTCAGCTGTATACAGGTTTTATCTATGAAGGTGCAGGCCTGGTAAAGCGCATCAATCGAGTGCTGCTAAAAGCCAATCGTATTTAG
- a CDS encoding chaperone modulator CbpM, which produces MEERISREDIVRLYNIEVTFFNDLEASGLIQTEVIAGTTYLHYDQLSAFEQFTNWHYDLEVNMAGLEIIHHLLQQIHQLRGISQPQLHNL; this is translated from the coding sequence ATGGAAGAAAGAATATCAAGAGAGGATATTGTACGCCTCTACAACATAGAAGTAACGTTTTTCAACGATCTGGAAGCCTCTGGACTTATTCAAACAGAGGTAATCGCAGGCACCACCTATCTGCACTACGATCAGCTCTCAGCCTTTGAGCAATTCACCAACTGGCATTACGACTTAGAAGTAAATATGGCAGGATTGGAAATCATACATCATCTATTACAACAAATACACCAGCTGAGAGGCATCTCGCAACCTCAACTGCACAACCTCTAA
- a CDS encoding DnaJ C-terminal domain-containing protein, which yields MMDYYKILGVNKDASEADIKKAYRKLARKYHPDMNPNDKTAEQKFKEINEANEVLSNPENRAKYDKYGEHWKYGEEYERAQQQQRSQGDFGGFGGFEGYTSGNYSQEDFSDFFKDMFGGRSAGGFGRGYGSASGKFKGQDIYADMSLSLREVAVSQQKTFTVNDKNIRITVPAGVYDGLQIRLKGQGHEGYNGGPNGDLYITFHIEPDSQFERDGNDLKTKVNIDLYTAILGGEIEVNTLNGKVKLKVAPETQNGTTVRLKGKGFPVYKQEGVYGDLFVTYNVLLPKNLTDKQKELFQQLKNS from the coding sequence ATGATGGATTATTATAAAATATTAGGCGTAAATAAAGACGCCAGTGAGGCTGACATCAAGAAAGCCTATCGAAAATTAGCTCGGAAGTACCACCCAGATATGAACCCCAATGATAAAACTGCCGAGCAAAAGTTCAAAGAAATCAATGAAGCCAACGAAGTACTCAGCAACCCTGAAAACCGTGCTAAATACGATAAGTACGGCGAGCACTGGAAATACGGTGAAGAGTACGAGCGCGCTCAGCAGCAGCAACGCTCACAAGGCGACTTCGGCGGCTTTGGTGGCTTTGAAGGATATACCTCAGGCAACTATTCTCAAGAGGATTTCTCTGATTTCTTCAAGGATATGTTTGGGGGAAGAAGTGCAGGTGGCTTTGGTCGAGGTTACGGAAGCGCCTCAGGAAAATTTAAGGGACAGGACATCTACGCTGATATGTCACTAAGCCTGCGTGAAGTAGCTGTAAGCCAGCAGAAAACATTCACTGTAAACGACAAAAACATACGCATTACCGTACCCGCAGGAGTGTACGACGGATTACAAATCCGCCTTAAAGGTCAAGGACACGAGGGCTACAATGGTGGACCTAACGGCGACCTCTACATCACCTTCCACATTGAACCTGATAGCCAATTCGAGCGCGACGGCAACGACTTGAAAACCAAGGTAAACATCGACCTATACACCGCTATTTTAGGAGGAGAGATCGAGGTGAATACTCTCAATGGAAAGGTAAAACTCAAGGTGGCACCCGAAACCCAAAACGGCACAACCGTACGTCTTAAAGGCAAGGGCTTCCCTGTTTATAAGCAAGAAGGCGTGTATGGCGACCTATTCGTTACCTACAACGTACTATTGCCTAAAAACCTAACCGATAAACAAAAAGAACTATTTCAGCAACTTAAAAATTCATAA
- a CDS encoding glycosyltransferase — protein sequence MKICFLTLGTRGDVQPYLALAKELNRRGHQSLIATGRSFEHLIEAENVAFYPTELDFMALAQTPEGKAVLNAPLLHLQTAIKLSKEVLNPAYRKTMDDFYKAAQGAAMIIYHPKALGAVDIAVKLGIPAISMPSTPSTYPIADFPCLALTARYNLGAWLNRKSYALNSKSEVAQIKQINAFRNETLHLPPRKAGAYTYFRGGEEIPIVYPISPTLFKEVKDWNGHVYLPGFFFLETNEVLSRDLVTFLEEGARPLTVTFSSMQLKKPEIFMRKLLSALQELNKRAVILLGNLQLDLPRNDRIFVTKQAPHALLFEKSYAVLHHGGVGTTAAALRAGIPQLIMPCALDQPFWAKRMYQIGCGLEPLSERITKEDLISALKNIEEEKLVQQAQLIGQSIQSERGIENAAEWLEAQFRG from the coding sequence ATGAAAATTTGCTTTTTAACATTAGGAACCAGAGGCGATGTTCAGCCTTATTTGGCATTGGCAAAAGAACTCAATCGGCGTGGGCATCAGTCGTTAATTGCCACAGGAAGAAGTTTTGAGCACTTGATTGAGGCTGAAAATGTAGCGTTTTATCCAACAGAATTGGATTTTATGGCATTAGCGCAAACTCCAGAAGGGAAAGCTGTTCTTAATGCACCTTTATTGCACTTGCAGACTGCTATAAAGCTATCGAAAGAAGTACTTAACCCTGCCTATCGCAAAACGATGGACGATTTTTATAAGGCAGCACAAGGTGCAGCTATGATTATTTATCACCCCAAGGCATTGGGTGCAGTGGATATTGCTGTGAAATTGGGCATTCCAGCTATCAGTATGCCATCGACTCCAAGCACTTATCCTATTGCTGACTTTCCTTGTTTGGCACTCACAGCGCGTTATAATCTTGGGGCTTGGCTCAATAGAAAAAGTTATGCGCTCAACAGTAAGAGCGAAGTGGCACAAATCAAGCAGATCAATGCGTTTCGCAATGAAACGCTCCATTTGCCACCGCGTAAGGCAGGTGCATACACTTACTTTCGAGGCGGGGAGGAAATCCCAATTGTGTACCCAATTAGTCCAACTTTGTTTAAAGAGGTTAAGGATTGGAATGGTCACGTTTACTTACCAGGCTTTTTCTTCTTAGAGACCAATGAGGTGCTATCTCGTGATTTAGTAACTTTTTTAGAAGAGGGAGCGCGACCTCTTACGGTAACTTTTAGTAGTATGCAACTCAAGAAACCTGAAATCTTTATGAGAAAATTACTCTCAGCACTGCAAGAGCTCAACAAACGAGCGGTAATTTTGCTGGGAAATCTCCAACTTGATTTACCTCGCAATGATAGGATTTTTGTCACAAAACAAGCTCCACACGCACTATTGTTTGAAAAAAGTTATGCAGTCCTTCATCACGGTGGTGTAGGGACAACCGCGGCAGCTTTGAGAGCTGGCATCCCCCAGCTGATAATGCCTTGTGCCTTAGACCAACCTTTTTGGGCAAAGCGTATGTATCAAATAGGTTGTGGCTTAGAGCCTTTATCTGAACGCATAACAAAAGAAGACTTAATTAGTGCACTGAAAAATATAGAAGAAGAAAAATTAGTGCAACAAGCACAGCTCATAGGGCAAAGCATTCAATCTGAAAGAGGAATAGAAAATGCAGCTGAGTGGTTGGAAGCTCAGTTTAGAGGATAA
- a CDS encoding transposase, with translation MQKKEHQNSGTLGRDTINNWIISFLSVGKRGFKSSFDLASIFLLILKRLKTGVQWKELPIESYFEKGEISWQNVYYYFNKCSKDGSFQRVWLNLLSKKKRKLDMSCVQLDGSHTRCRQKGGWLDGYKGLIMRYEYLDVTWIGMLLFGFISKFLKKV, from the coding sequence TTGCAAAAAAAAGAACACCAAAATTCAGGAACTTTGGGCAGAGATACAATAAATAATTGGATTATTTCCTTTTTAAGTGTAGGAAAAAGAGGATTTAAAAGTAGTTTTGATTTAGCTTCAATATTTTTATTGATTCTCAAGAGATTAAAAACAGGGGTGCAATGGAAAGAACTTCCAATTGAGAGCTATTTTGAAAAAGGAGAAATTTCTTGGCAAAATGTCTATTACTACTTCAATAAATGTAGTAAAGACGGTAGTTTTCAGCGAGTATGGTTAAATCTATTAAGCAAGAAGAAAAGAAAATTAGATATGTCTTGCGTTCAATTGGATGGTAGTCATACACGTTGTCGGCAAAAAGGAGGTTGGCTTGACGGATATAAAGGCTTGATAATGAGATACGAGTATCTTGATGTAACTTGGATTGGAATGCTCCTATTTGGGTTTATCTCCAAGTTCCTCAAAAAAGTTTAA
- a CDS encoding glycoside hydrolase family 97 N-terminal domain-containing protein, whose translation MNKSIFIAICTLFCLQVRAADYTLMSPDGKINARIQVDRKVDLQVSYQGQKYISIPAIRLITDKQVLGEKVSVKKVVRHSVNRVLHPVYGINSNVGENYNELQIDCKGNYSIVFRAYNEGMAWRFMTRLGRKEIIVKEEPVDYHFADNYTAWFHPVMSESDYRKQRVSDNKQKPNYSSLPLLVKANDGVNILLHESDVSDYPCMSVQSSINQSNTLTAIHPFYPKATEPGGYKNFNMVVKERNDYIARTSGTRSFPWRIIAFSASDKDILNNQLVWLLANDCRIQDTSWIKPGKVAWDWWYGLNLSGVNFEAGINTETYKY comes from the coding sequence ATGAACAAATCTATATTTATAGCCATTTGCACCTTGTTCTGCCTACAAGTTCGGGCTGCTGATTATACGTTGATGTCCCCTGATGGGAAAATCAATGCAAGGATTCAAGTAGACCGTAAGGTCGATCTGCAAGTATCTTATCAAGGACAGAAATATATTTCTATTCCTGCTATCCGACTAATCACAGATAAGCAGGTGCTAGGTGAGAAGGTATCTGTAAAGAAGGTTGTACGCCATAGCGTTAATAGAGTATTACATCCCGTGTATGGCATTAATAGTAATGTAGGAGAAAACTATAATGAGTTACAAATAGACTGCAAAGGAAACTATAGCATTGTCTTTCGTGCTTACAATGAAGGTATGGCATGGCGGTTTATGACCAGACTAGGAAGAAAGGAAATTATAGTAAAGGAAGAACCCGTGGATTATCACTTTGCGGATAACTATACAGCGTGGTTCCATCCTGTTATGTCTGAATCAGATTACAGAAAGCAAAGAGTTTCAGATAATAAACAGAAACCCAACTATTCAAGTCTGCCACTTTTAGTTAAGGCTAATGACGGTGTGAATATTCTACTGCATGAATCTGACGTGTCTGATTATCCTTGTATGTCTGTGCAGTCTTCAATAAATCAGTCGAATACACTTACCGCCATTCATCCTTTTTATCCTAAGGCGACAGAGCCTGGGGGATATAAGAACTTTAATATGGTGGTGAAAGAACGTAACGATTATATTGCTCGAACTTCTGGTACACGTAGCTTTCCGTGGCGTATCATTGCATTTAGTGCTAGTGATAAGGATATTCTTAATAATCAGTTAGTATGGTTACTTGCCAATGACTGCAGGATACAAGATACTAGTTGGATTAAGCCTGGCAAAGTGGCATGGGATTGGTGGTATGGCTTAAACCTCTCTGGAGTTAATTTCGAGGCTGGCATTAATACTGAAACTTATAAGTATTAA